A section of the Babesia microti strain RI chromosome I, complete genome genome encodes:
- a CDS encoding glyceraldehyde 3-phosphate dehydrogenase, GAPDH (overlaps_old_locusTagID:BBM_I00230) yields MVMCSDASNLVGVVTILLILKMVKLGINGFGRIGRLVFRASLDHPHVDVVAINDPFMDSNYMSYLLNYDSVHGKLGKKVEFTQNELIVDGKTVKLSFERDPCNIPWAQNGADIVVESTGVFTNKEKAGQHLKGGAKIVIISAPPSDDTPMFVMGVNHDTYTNDIKILSNASCTTNCLAPLAKVVNDSFGIVEGLMTTVHATTSNQLTVDGASRGGKDWRAGRCAGNNIIPASTGAAKAVGKVIPALQGKLTGMAFRVPVPDVSVVDLTCKLAKPASYDDIVKRIKEAADGPLKGILSYTEDPIVSSDCVGSKQSSIFDIKAGISLNETFVKLISWYDNEWGYSNRICDLAAFVQSKQ; encoded by the exons ATGGTAATGTGTAGTGATGCCTCAAATCTAGTGGGGGTGgttactatactattaatattgaaaatggTCAAACTCGGTATTAACGGTTTCGGACGTATTGGTCGTTTGGTGTTTCGCGCCTCATTAGATCATCCACATGTG GATGTTGTTGCAATAAATGACCCCTTTATGGATTCCAACTACATGTCTTATTTGCTAAACTATGATTCAGTTCATGGGAAATTGGGGAAGAAGGTAGAGTTTACTCAGAATGAATTGATTGTCGATGGCAAGACTGTTAAGCTTTCTTTTGAGCGCGATCCCTGCAACATTCCATGGGCTCAGAATGGCGCCGATATTGTAGTGGAGAGTACAGGCGTTTTCACCAACAAGGAAAAGGCTGGCCAGCATTTAAAAGGCGGCGCAAAGATTGTCATTATCTCTGCTCCTCCAAGTGATGACACTCCTATGTTTGTTATGGGTGTAAATCATGATACTTACACAAACGACATTAAGATTCTTAGCAATGCCAGTTGTACTACAAATTGCTTAGCTCCACTTGCCAAGGTTGTTAATGATTCCTTTGGTATTGTGGAAGGGCTGATGACTACGGTCCATGCCACAACatcaaatcaattaacAGTCGATGGTGCGTCTCGTGGCGGTAAGGATTGGAGAGCTGGTAGATGTGCAGGAAATAACATTATCCCGGCCAGCACCGGTGCTGCCAAGGCAGTGGGCAAAGTAATTCCAGCTCTACAAGGCAAATTGACTGGAATGGCATTCAGAGTCCCAGTCCCTGATGTCAGTGTTGTCGATTTGACCTGCAAGCTCGCCAAACCAGCATCTTACGATGACATTGTCAAGAGGATTAAGGAGGCAGCCGATGGCCCGCTGAAAGGAATCCTTTCATACACTGAGGATCCAATTGTTTCATCCGATTGCGTTGGTTCCAAACAGTCATCCATCTTTGACATTAAGGCTGGAATTAGTCTGAATGAAACttttgtcaaattgatTTCATGGTATGATAACGAGTGGGGATATTCGAACAGAATCTGTGACTTAGCAGCTTTTGTCCAATCTAAACAATAG
- a CDS encoding replication factor C subunit 3/5 (overlaps_old_locusTagID:BBM_I00232), which translates to MECDRLPWTEKYRPPDLDSIISHKDIINTIKSFTEVGQIPHLLFHGPPGTGKTSTILAISKHLYGNYANVYVLELNASDDRGINVVRDKIKTFAEALNRFVPSSDNPANQVKTNLKLIILDEADQMTNASQGALRRIMEIYAKNVRFCLICNYMHKIISPIQSRCTGFRFSPLDENDLRRRTLEIATNEGITLEENGLSALIEIAQGDMRKVLNTFQIAAMSKLDSQDRNIIDVNDILNASGTPLEDEVKSIFNALVQSTFSECIQIIRHVQELKGYSLQDLVTCLYKLIIKIDWPTIVIVQLIIRMADIEERLATGANENIQICALVSAFTEARFEIERIKFEISH; encoded by the exons ATGGAGTGTGATCGATTACCTTGGACTGAAAAATACCGTCCTCCGGATTTAGACAGTATTATTTCCCACAAagatattataaatacaattaaaagtTTCACAGAAGTAGGACAGATTCCACACTTGTTATTTCATGGACCTCCAG GCACGGGAAAGACATCAACAATCCTTGCAATATCAAAACATTTATATGGAAACTATGCAAATGTATATGTTTTAGAGCTAAATGCATCGGATGATCGGGGTATTAATGTTGTTCGGGATAAGATCAAGACATTTGCTGAGGCTCTTAATCGATTCGTACCGTCAAGCGACAATCCAGCTAATCAAGTTAAAACCAATTTAAAgttaataatattagacGAAGCAGATCAAATGACCAACGCTTCCCAAGGAGCTTTAAGAAGGATTATGGAGATATATGCCAAAAATGTGCGCTTCTgtttaatatgtaattatatgCATAAGATTATTTCACCGATACAATCTCGCTGTACAGGATTCCGATTCTCTCCATTAGATGAAAACGATCTTAGGAGGAGAACATTGGAGATAGCAACAAATGAAGGAATTACACTTGAGGAAAACGGATTGTCTGCGCTAATAGAGATTGCCCAAGGTGATATGAGAAAAGTTTTAAACACATTTCAAATTGCCGCAATGTCAAAATTAGATTCACAAGATCGCAATATTATCGATGtaaatgacattttaaatgcATCTGGCACTCCATTGGAAGATGAAGTCAAATCAATATTCAACGCATTAGTTCAATCTACATTCTCTGAGTGTATTCAAATAATCAGACACGTTCAAGAACTAAAGGGATATTCTTTACAGGATCTTGTAACTTGCTTATACAAACTTATTATAAAGATTGATTGGCCGACAATTGTAATagtacaattaattataagAATGGCAGATATTGAAGAAAGATTGGCAACTGGAGCCAATGAAaacatacaaatttgtgCGCTTGTAAGTGCATTTACCGAAGCAAGATTTGAAATTGAACGAATTAAATTCGAGATTTCACATTAG
- a CDS encoding CCAAT-binding transcription factor, putative (overlaps_old_locusTagID:BBM_I00233): MEPYEIISSSLHQLPFKTVQTLIQQSISKLHSGSINSRIVSHDAIHAFNRCGSLFVLFIATASQRVANLDKRKVVNESDVMKALEDCSFYQVIDKLANSGGYVFR, translated from the exons ATGGAACCGTACGAAATTATCTCATCATCTCTCCATCAATTACCGTTTAAAACT GTTCAGACATTAATACAGCAATCTATTTCAAAACTACACTCTGGTAGTATTAATTCTAGAATTGTTTCACACGATGCAATTCATGCATTCAATCGTTGTGGTTCTCTATTCGTTCTATTCATTGCTACAGCAAGTCAGCGTGTTgcaaatttagataaaag aaaagTCGTAAATGAAAGTGATGTAATGAAAGCGTTGGAAGATTGTTCATTTTATCAAGTAATAGATAAATTAGCAa ACTCTGGTGGATATGTATTTAGATGA